A single region of the Novosphingobium sp. genome encodes:
- a CDS encoding GNAT family protein, with protein sequence MTEELILRPRQASDADALFPTMSDPETMRWWSRAPYENVEDLRETFASDAQSNWQSWAIVKPEDDRPLGFVSAGQKREGLVEIGYLLAREAQGRGYARAAVTLLIDQLFAQGQRRIFADIDPDNRPSIALMEKLGFSLEGRLRAEWQTHIGLRDSLIYGLLVEEWPSRKGG encoded by the coding sequence ATGACCGAAGAGCTGATCCTGCGCCCGCGCCAAGCCAGCGATGCCGATGCGCTGTTCCCCACCATGTCCGATCCCGAGACGATGCGGTGGTGGTCGCGCGCGCCTTACGAGAATGTCGAGGATTTGCGCGAAACTTTCGCGAGTGACGCGCAGTCGAACTGGCAGTCATGGGCGATCGTGAAGCCTGAGGACGACCGGCCCCTCGGTTTCGTATCGGCAGGGCAGAAGCGTGAGGGCCTCGTGGAAATCGGCTATCTGCTGGCCCGCGAGGCGCAGGGCAGGGGCTATGCGCGCGCGGCGGTCACCCTGCTGATCGACCAGCTTTTCGCGCAGGGGCAGCGGCGGATTTTCGCCGATATCGATCCCGACAACCGGCCCTCCATCGCCCTGATGGAGAAGCTGGGCTTCTCGCTGGAGGGGCGGCTGCGGGCCGAGTGGCAGACGCATATCGGCCTGCGGGATTCGCTGATCTATGGCCTGCTGGTCGAGGAATGGCCCTCCCGCAAGGGCGGATAG